From the genome of Pseudonocardia sp. EC080619-01:
TGCGGCCACGACGGGCCGGACCGCCGGGACGGCCGAACGCGCCCGCGGCACCGCCGCGGCCACGACCGCCGCCGCCACCGGGACGACCACGGAAACCGCCGGCCGGAGGCGGTCCACCGGGACCGCCGCCACCGGGACGGAAACCGCCACCGCCGCCGCCACCGGGACGACCGCCACCGGGGCCACCACGGCCACCGCCGGGGCCACCACGGCCGCCACCGGGGCCGCCACGGCCACCGGGGCCGGGGCGCCCACCGGCCGGACGCGCGGGCATCATGCCCGGGTTCGGCCGCGGCGGCATGCTGTTCGGGGTCGGGCGCGGACCACCGGCGCCACCGCCCGGACGGGGCGGACGCGGCGGGGCCTCACCGGAGCGGGCCGCCGGCTGCTGCGGGGCGGCGCCGCCGCCCTGCTGCTGGCCGCCCGGCTGCTGCGCGGGCGGGCCGGGACGCGGGGCCGGCTTGGGCGAACCCTGGCCGACGCCGAACGGGTTGTTCCCGACGCGCGGCTGGCGCGGGCCCGGCTTCGGGCCACGCTGGCCGTCGCCACCGGGGCGCGGGGCACCGCCGCCCTGGCCGCCGCCCTGACCCTGCTCACCCGGCTTCGGACCGGGCTTCGGCGCCGCCGGACCCGGCTTGGGGCCGGGCTTCGGCGCCGCGGGACCGGGCCTCGGCGCGGCCGGAGCCGAGGCGTCGGCGGCCGGGGCCTGGGGGTGCGGGGTGGGTGCCGGCGTGGCCGGACCCGGCTTCGGGGCGTCCTGACCGGCCGCCGGCTGTGCCGGGGACGGCGCACCCTGCGCGGGCGCGGGCGGCCCGGGGCGCGGACCGGGCTTCGGCGCCGGGCCCGGGCGCGACGGAGCCGCTCCCGGGGTCGGGCCGGGCTTGGGCGCGCTCGGGCGGGACGGCGACGGGGCGCCGGAACCGCCGCCACCGGCGCGCGGGCGACCGCCACCGGGGGCACCGGAACCGCGGCGCTGGCCGTTGCCACCGCCGTTGCCCCCACCGGCGGCCATCGCGTCGCGCAGCTTGCGCGCGACGGGGGCCTCCACGGTGGAGGAGGGAGACTTCACGTACTCCCCGAGGTCCTGCAGCTTGCTGAGGACCTGCTTACTGCTGAGACCGAGCTCCTTAGCGAGCTCGTGCACGCGGGCCTTGCCTGCCACTGCTCTCCTTGTCCTGACCGGAGGCCGGGCGGCAGCGACCCGCTCGACCTCGAACCTAGTGTCGAAGCACGTTCATGGTGCGATCTTCACTGCTGGCTCATGACTGGTCGACCTTGCTTTCTTCCGATGACGGGACCGGGAGGCTCCCGATCCCCAGCTGACGTCACTGCTCCTGCACCCATCGGCGGACAGCGTCCACCTCAGGTCTGCTCCGGAGCCGCAACGCCCGGACGAACGCCGAGCGTCGCTCGGCCTTGTCCAGGCATCCCGTCGCGGGGTGCAGCCAGGCACCCCTCCCGGGGAGGCGGTGACGCGGATCCGGGACGAGACGTCCGTTCTCCGCGACCACCCGCAACAGTGCGCCGGCCCGTTCCCGTTTCCGGCACCCGACGCACGTCCGGATCGGAACCGACCGGGTGCGAGCGGGCGACGGTCCGCGATCGCGGGCCGTCTGTGAGTGTAGCGCAGCGGAGTCGTCCGGCATTCCCTCGCCCGGCCCACCGCGGTGATCGTCGCCCCGGCCGCCGTCGCGCTCCCCGGTCGCCGGCGGGCCACCGGCCGGTCCGGTCGCGGCTACGACGACACCTCGACCGGATCGCCGTCCGGGCCGACCGGGTCGCGGGGGTCGGCGTCGCTCCGGATGTCGATCTTCCAGCCGGTGAGCCGGGCGGCGAGCCGGGCGTTCTGGCCCTCCTTGCCGATCGCCAGCGACAGCTGGAAGTCGGGCACGACGACGCGCGCGATCCGCGCCCGCTCGTCCAGCACCGTCACCGAGACCACCTTGGACGGCGAGAGCGCGTTGCCGACGAACTCACCGGGGTCCTCGGACCAGTCGATGATGTCGATCTTCTCGCCGGCCAGCTCGCCCATCACGCCGCGGACGCGCGCGCCCATCGGGCCGATGCAGGCGCCCTTGGCGTTGAGCCCCGGCCGGGCCGACCGCACGGCGATCTTGGACCGGAACCCGGCCTCCCGGGCGACCGAGACGATCTCGATCGAGCCGTCGACGAGCTCGGGCACCTCGAGCGCGAACAGCTTGCGCACCAGGTTCGGGTGCGTGCGGGACAGCGTGATCGTGGTCCCGCGCGGCCCGCGGGCGACCCCGATCACGTAGCAGCGGATGCGCTCGCCGTGCTGGTAGACCTCGCCCGGCACCTGCTCGGCCGCCGGGAGGACCGCCTCGGTGCCGCCGCCCAGCTCGACGATCGCCACACCGCGGGCGTTGGCGCGGGCGTCGCGCTGCACGATGCCGGCGACGACCTCGCCCTCCTTGGTGGAGAACTCCCCGTAGGTGCGCTCGTGCTCGGCGTCGCGCAGCCGCTGCACGATCACCTGGCGGGCGGTGGTCGCCGCGATCCGGCCGAAGCCCTCGGGGGTGTCGTCGAACTCGGGGCCGGGGGTGCCGTCCTCGGCCGCGTCCGAGGCGTCGCGGGCCAGCACGCGCACGACACCGGTCTTGCGGTCGATGTCGACGCGCGCGTCGGAGTGGTGGCCCTCGGTGTGCCGGTAGGCGGTGAGCAGCGCGGTCTCGATGGCCTCCAGCACCGTCTCGAACGGGATCTCCTTGTCCCGCTCGATGGCCCGCAGTGCGGGGATGTCGACGTTCACCGGTTCTCCTCGGATCCGTTCGTGCCGCTGTTGTCGCTGGTGTCGCCGCTGCCGCCGCCCGGGTCGAGCAGGGCGGTCTCGGCGGCCGGGGCCGGCTTGAACTCGACCTGCACCTGGGCGTGCGTGACGTCGTCGTAGGCGATCTCGCGCAGCTCGGGCTGCTTCCGGCCGGGCACCGCGACCTGCACCCGGTCGTCACCGGCCCGGCCGATCCTGGCCTCCAGGTCGTCGCCGCCCGCCAGCGTGATCCGGGCCATCCGCAGGAAGTTCCGCCGCCAGTGCCGGGGCGTGGTCAGCGGCCGGTCGATGCCGGGCGAGGTCACCTCGAGCGTGTAGGACCCCTCGATGAGGTGCTCGTGCGGGTCGAGCTCGGCCGCGGCGGTCCGGCTGAGCCGGGCGATGTCGTCCAGGTCGATGCCGGTGGCGGTCGAGGCCTCCGGCAGGTCGACGACGAGCTTCACCGCGTGCCGCCGGCCGGCGGTGCGGACCTCCACGGCGTCGATCTCCAGCCCGGCGTCGGTGACGACCGGCTCGAGCACGCCGCGCAGCTGGTCTGCCAGCTGTTCGGGGTCCGGACTGCGCATCGGGTGACTCTCCTCGTGGTCGCGTCGGTCGCCGGCCGTCACCGCCCGCCCACGCGCCCGCGACCGGGCGGCGCCGCGGGGCGGCACGGCTCGGGTACGGGCCCCGTCACGGACCGCGGAGCGGTGGCCGGGACGGCGGCGGGGACGACGGCAGGGGCGGCCGACGAGCCTAGCGCGTCGGCCCGGGGATGCGGCGGCCGCCGTCCACCCGGACGGGGGCGGGCGGTCGGTGTGGGGACCCCCGTGACCGGCTGGCAGCATGACCCGGCGTGAGGGACCGGAGACCAACCGTGCCGGCACCGGGGTTCAACCGGCGGCAGGTACTCGGGACGGCGGCGGCCGCCGTGGCGTCCTGGCCGGTCCTGTCCGCCTGCTCCCCCGGCGCCGCCCGGACCGACGACGCCGGCGACGCCCTGCTCGCGATGGCCGACGGCGCCCGGATGGACGCGGCGATGGTCGCCGCCGCCGTGACCGGCGATCCCGCGCTGGCCGGCCGGCTGGAGCCGCTGCGGGCGGCCCGGATGGAGCACGCGACCGCGCTCGACCAGGCCGGCGGGCGCGCGCCGGGCTCGGTGCCCGCTCCCGCGACCCCGCCGGCGGCGGACCTCGCCGCCGTGCGCGACGCCGTCGCCGCCTCCGCGCGGACCGCGGGCGAGGTCGTCCCGCGGGCGTCGGCCCAGCAGGTCGGGCTGGTCGCCGAGGTGGCCGCCTGCTGCGCGACCTACGCGGCGGTGCTGCAGTGAGCCAGGAACAAGACGACTCCGCGGTCCCGCAGGTGACCGTCGACGCGTTGCAGCGGGCGCTCGCGAGCGAGCACGCGGCGCTGTGGGCCTACAAGATGTCGACGGCGTTCGTCCCGGCCGACTGGGCCACGCGGGCCCGCGCCGACATCGAGGCCCACACCACGCTGCGCGGGCAGATCACCCAGACGCTGTCCGACGTGGGGCAGCGCCCGGTGTCGGCGCAGCCCGCGTACACACCGCCGCAGCCGGTCGTCGACGCGGTGTCGGCGGGGGCGCTGCTGGTCTCCGCCGAGACCGACACGATCGCCGCCTGGCGGTCGGTGATGGAGCGCTCGACCCAGACCGCGCTGCGCGAGGCGGGACTGCGCGCGATGATCGACTGCACGGGCCGGCTCGCCTTCTGGCGCACGGTGACCGAGCGCTCCCCCGTCGTCCCGGTGTTCCCCGGCAGGGGCTGACGCCCGGCCCACGGCCCTCAGTCGCGCAACGCGGCGGCGGCCAGGTCGACGTCCTCGGGGGTGTTGGCCAGGTGGAACGCGAGCCGTGCCGCGCCGTCCCGGACCGCGGCGGTGATCCCGGCGGCGGCCAGCCGGTCGGCGGCGCCGTCGGCCCGCACGGAGACGATCGCCGACCCGGTGGGCTCCAGACCGAGCCGCTCCCGCAGGGCGTCGGCGAGCCCGGCGCAGTGGGCGCGCAGGGCCTCCGGGTCGACCGACGCCAGCCACGGCACCGTCACCGCCGACCCCGCGTGCGCGAACCAGACCGGCGACTCCTCCCCGCCAGCCGGCCCCGGGCGCGCGGGCGGGTCCGGCGTGTAGAGGCCGCCGCCCCAACGGTCCCGGGTGCCGTACCAGCCGGCGGAGTGCCGCACGACCTCCGGCCAGCGCTCCCCGCCGGGCGGCCCCGCCACCCAGGACGGCCGCTGCGCCAGCCACGCCGTCCCGCGCGGCCCGAGCAGCCACTTGTACCCTGCCCCGACGACGGCGTCCGCTCCCGCCAGGCGGAGCGGGAGCCACCCGGCGGCCTGGGTGACGTCGAGCAGCAGCCGAACGCCGTGCCGTTCGCGGACCGCGCCCAGCGCGTCGAGATCGGCGATCCGGCCGTCGGCGGACTGCACCACCGACACCGCGACGAGATCGTGGCCGGGCGCGTTCCCGGCGAGCTCGGCGAGCGGCACCTCGGTGACCCGCACCCCGCGGTGCGCCTGCAGCGCGAACGGCCGGGTGACCGACGAGAACTCGCCCGCCGCGACCAGCACCCGGGTGCCGTCCGGCACGGCCGCCGCGAGCGGGCCGATCAGCCCGGACGTGGTGGCGCCCTGGGCGACGTCGGCGACCGGGACGCCGGTGATCGCGGCGAAACCCGCGCGGGCGGCCTCCACGTCGTCGTCGAAGTCCTTCGGTGACGCCTCCGCCACCGCCCAGCGCCGCACCGTCTCGGCGACCGCTGCGGAGGCCTCCAGTGTCGGCACCCCGATGCTCGCGGTGTTCAGGTAGCCGGGACGGCGCGGGAGCTCCCGGCCGAACACCGTGATCGTCTCTCCCACGCTGCCCGAGCCTAGCCACCGACCTAGGTTGGACGGCGTGCACAGTGAGCTGATCGAGGTCCGTACCGGCTCCGAGGAGTCCGTGGTGGACCTGACGGGCCCGATCGAGGAATTCCTGTCCGGCGCCGGGGCCGGCGACGGGCTGCTGAACGTCTTCGTCCCGCACGCCACCGCCGGGATCGCCGTGATCGAGACCGGGGCGGGCAGCGACGCCGACCTCCTGGCGCAGCTGCGTCAGGTCCTCCCCGCCGACGACCGCTGGCGGCACCGGCACGGCAGCGCCGGCCACGGGCGGGACCACGTGCTGCCGGCGTTCGTGCCGCCGTCGACCACGATCCCGGTGATCGGCGGACGCCCGGCGCTGGGCACCTGGCAGTCGGTGTGCCTGGTCGACACCAACGTGGACAACCCGACGCGGTCCGTGCGGTTCTCCCTGCTGCCGGGCTGACCGGTCCCCCCGCGTTCCCCCGGGTCCTCCGCCGGGCGCCCCGGCCCGGCCGTCCGTCGTCCGGTCGGCGGGACCGCGCGGAGGGCGCCGTAGGCTGCGCCGGTGACCTCCGGGTGGACGACCTCGACCAGCCGTCCGGGCGCGGTGTCCGGGGCCCGACCGGCCCAGTCACCGCCCGGCGGCGGCCCGGGGCGCCGGTTCCGGCCGGTGCTGGCCGCCGTCGTGGTGGTGCTGCTCGTGACCGGGACCGTCGCGGCGCTGAGCGGCCCCTCGTCCGGCCCGTCCGGGCCCTCCCCCGCGGCTGCCGCACCCGCGACGTCGGAGGCGTTCGCCGTGACCCCGCCGTCGGGCTGGACCCCCGCGCCCGCCGGGACCGCGCCGCTGGACGTCTTCGGGGTGCCCTTCGTGCGCCTCGCCGAGGTGCCGCCGTTCGCGGCCGGGGAGTGCCCACCGGGCGCCGCGCCGCGCGGGGTCGCCGCGGCGGCACTGGTCGCTGTCCCGGCCGGGACGACGGTCGAGCAGGCCGCCCAGGCGTTCGCCCGGGGCGCCGGGGAGTCCGCCTACGCGGGGTCCACGCCGCAGGTGGCGGTCGGGCCCGCCGTGCCGCGCCCGGGCGGGACCGAGCCGGGTTCGTGGGTGGAGGCGACCGTCCGGACCGACGGCCTCGCCGCCGGGGCCGCCGGATGCCGCGCGACCGACGGCGCGGTCGGGGTGCTCGCCGTGCCCCGCACCCGGGCCCAGGACGGCTCGACCGGGGTGGCGATGCTCGTCACCGCGGCGGACGCCGGTGGCGGGCCGGGCGACCCGGTCCCCGGCACCGACCTCGCCGACCTGGCGAGCTCGGCCGTCCCGCCCCCCTGACCCGCCTACGCCGGAACCCGCGCCGCACCTCGACCCGGTTCGCACGGGATCGCTCGGCTCGCACGAGGTCCGACCCCGTGCGAACGACCCGACCCCGTGCGAACCCGGTGGCTCCGGGGGGCGGCGCGGGCGGGAGTTCCCGTCAGGCGCCGCGGACGACTCCCGCGACGTGGGCGGCCGCGCCGTCGCGCGGGATCTCGGTCCGCTCGCCCGTCGCACGGTCCTTGAGCTCGATCTTCCCGTCGGCCAGCCCCCGGCCGACGACGACGATCGTCGGCACCCCGACCAGCTCGGCGTCGGCGAACTTGACCCCGGGCGAGGCCTTGCGGTCGTCGAGGATCACCGACAGGCCCTCGGCCTCCAGCTCCGCGGCGAGGACCTCGCCGCCCTCGAGCAGCTCGGCCGACTTCCCGGCGACGACGACGTGGACGTCGAACGGCGCCACCGAGCGCGGCCAGACGAGACCGGAGTCGTCGTGGCACTGCTCGGCGATCGCCGCGACCAGCCGCGAGACCCCGATGCCGTAGGACCCCATCGTGATCCGCACCGGCTTCGAGTCGGGGCCCAGCGCGTCGAGCGAGAACGCGTCGGCGTACTTGCGGCCGAGCTGGAAGATGTGCCCGATCTCGATGCCGCGCGCGGCCTCCAGGACCCCTTCCCCGTCGGGGCTGGGGTCACCGGCGCGCACCTCGGCGGCCTCGATCGTGCCGTCCGGGGTGAAGTCGCGGCCCGCCACGAGGTCGACGACGTGGTGGTCGGCCTTGTCGGCGCCGGTCACCCAGGCGGTGCCGGTGACGATCCGCGGGTCGACGAGGTACCGGACACCGTTCGCGGCCAGCGCCGCCGGGCCGATGTAGCCCTTGACCAGGAACGCGTTGCGGGCGAAGTCGGCCTCCTCCAGGAGCTCGACCTGGGCGGGTTCGAGGGCCGCCTCGAGCCGCTTCATGTCGACCTCGCGGTCGCCGGGCACGCCGACGCCGACCAGCTCCCAGCTGTCCGCGCCCGGCTGCCGGGTCTTGACCAGGACGTTCTTCAGCGTGTCCGCCGCGGTGAAGGTCCGGTCGGTGTGCTCGTTGAGGTAGGTCACGAGCGTCTCGATGGTCGGCGTGTCCGGCGTGTGGTGGACCTGGGCCGCGGGCAGCCCGTCGAGCGGGATCGCCGGGGGCGCGGGGGTGGTGACCGCCTCGACGTTCGCCGCGTACCCGCCGAGCCCGCGGACGAACGTGTCCTCCCCCGTCTCCGACTCGGCGAGGAACTCCTCGGACGCCGAGCCGCCCATCGCCCCGGACGTGGCCGCCACGATCACGTACTTCAGCGCGAGGCGGTCGAAGATCCGGATGTAGGTGCCGCGGTGCTTGCCGTAGGACTCCGAGAGCCCCTCGTCGGACAGGTCGAACGAGTACGAGTCCTTCATCAGGAACTCGCGGCCGCGCAGGATGCCGGCGCGGGGCCGCTCCTCGTCGCGGTACTTGGTCTGGATCTGGTAGAGGACGACCGGGTAGTCCTTGTACGACGAGTACTCGCCCTTCACCGCGAGCGTGAACAGCTCCTCGTGGGTGGGGCCGAGCAGGTAGTCGCCGCCCTTGCGGTCCTGGATGCGGAACAGCGCCGGGCCGTACTCGGTCCACCGGTTCGTCGCCTCGTAGGGCTCACGCGGCAGCAGCGCGGGGAACTGGATCTCCTGGCCGCCCATGGCGTCCATCTCCTCGCGCACCACGTTCTCGATGCGGCGGAGCACCTTGAGCCCGAGCGGCAGCCAGGAGTAGACCCCCGGGGCGACGCGACGGACGTAGCCGGCGCGGACCAGCAGCTTGTGGCTGGGCACCTCCGCGTCGGCCGGGTCCTCACGCAGGGTGCGTAGGAACAGCGACGACATCCGGGTCAACACCCGGAGAAGGGTAGCGACGCCCCCCGCGGCCGCTCACCCCGGTTCCGGCGGGAACAGTGACCCACGCCATCGGCGTTGGCCCGGGCATGGGAGACGAACAGCACGACCTGCTCGGGAACGCCCGTCAGGGCGTCCTCGCGACCATCAAGCGCAGCGGGATGCCGCAGCTGTCACCGGTCACCCCGTACTACGACCGCGCCGCCGGCACCATCGGCGTCTCGATGACCGAGGGCCGGGCGAAGACGGCGAACCTGCGCCGCGACCCGCGGGCCGCCCTGTCGGTGGAGAGCGCGGACGGCCGCGCCTGGGCGACCGCCGAGGGGCCGGTCGAGCTCGCCGTACCCGACGACTCCCCGGACGGCCCGGCGGTGCAGGCACTCGTCGACTGGTACCGGGCGGCCGCGGGCGAGCACCCGGACTGGGACGACTTCCGCGCGGCCATGGTGCGCGACCGCCGGGTGCTCATGACGATGCACGTCCAGCGGGTCTACGGCGAGCGGATCGGCTGACCGGCACGGGTCAGGGCGCCGGTTCGGCCAGCAGCTCCCCGAGCATCCGCGCGACCGTCGGCGTCTCGACGAGGAACCCGTCGTGCCCGTACGGCGAGTCGATCACCTTCAGCGGGTCCGCGTTCGGGATCCCGGCGGCCAGCTCCTCCTGCTCGGCGAGCGGGTAGAGCCGGTCCGACGTGACACCGGCGACGTAGGTCCGGGCCCGGACCCGGGACAGCGCCGGCCCCGTCCCACCTCGCCCGCGACCGACGTCGTGGTGGTTCATGGCCTGGGTGAGCCGGACGTAGGACGCCGCGTCGAACCGCCGCACCAGCTTGACGGCGTGGTGGTCCAGGTACGACTCGACGGCGTACCGGCCCCCGTCGAGCGGGTCCTCGCCGTCCTGCGGGTCACGGCCGAAGCGGGTCGCCAGCTCGTACCCGGAGCGGTAGCTCAGGTGCGCGATCCGGCGGGCGATGCCCAGGCCGCGCCAGGGACCCTCGGGCAGCTGGTGGTAGTCGCCGCCGTGCCAGTGCGGGTCGGCACGGATGGCCTCGATCTGCGGGGCCGCCCAGCCGATCTGGTCCGCCGACGACCCCGCGGGCCCGGCCAGCAGGAACAGCCGCCGGACCCGGTCGGGCTCGGTCGCCGCCCACTCCAGCGACCGCATCGACCCCATCGAGCCGCCGATCACGCAGGCGAACGCGTCGATGCCGAGCGCGTCGGCGAGGTGCTGCTCGGCGACCACCGAGTCCCGCACGGTGACCAGCGGGAACCGGCTCCCCCAGGTGCGTCCGTCCGGCGCGGTGGAGGCCGGCCCGGTGCTGCCCTGGCAGCCGCCGACCGCGTTCGGGGCGACGACGAACCAGTGCGCCGGGTCCAGCGGCCCGCCCGGCGTGATCAGTCCCGGCCACCAGCCCGCCGTCGGGTGTCCGGGCCCGGCGGGACCCTCGAGGTGGGTGTCCCCGGTCAGGGCGTGCAGCACCAGCACGGCGTTCGAGCCGTCCGGTGCCAGCTCGCCCCACGTCTCGTAGGAGAGCCGCACCCCCGGCAGCTCACCACCCGCCTCCAGTTTCAGCGGGGCGGGGAGGTCGAGGAACCTGCGGCGGCCGGGGTCGTCCCCCTCCCGCCAGGCGCCGCTGGCGGGAGGGAGCGGTGTGTCGTTCACGTCCGACAGGAGATCAGATCCGGGGTTCGTTCCGACAGGCTGCTCTCACGCACCCTTGGACGCGCGGAACCCGGAGTCCAGGTCGGCCTTGATGTCCTCGATCCCCTCGAGCCCCACCGACAGC
Proteins encoded in this window:
- a CDS encoding YlxR family protein — translated: MPDDSAALHSQTARDRGPSPARTRSVPIRTCVGCRKRERAGALLRVVAENGRLVPDPRHRLPGRGAWLHPATGCLDKAERRSAFVRALRLRSRPEVDAVRRWVQEQ
- the nusA gene encoding transcription termination factor NusA; this translates as MNVDIPALRAIERDKEIPFETVLEAIETALLTAYRHTEGHHSDARVDIDRKTGVVRVLARDASDAAEDGTPGPEFDDTPEGFGRIAATTARQVIVQRLRDAEHERTYGEFSTKEGEVVAGIVQRDARANARGVAIVELGGGTEAVLPAAEQVPGEVYQHGERIRCYVIGVARGPRGTTITLSRTHPNLVRKLFALEVPELVDGSIEIVSVAREAGFRSKIAVRSARPGLNAKGACIGPMGARVRGVMGELAGEKIDIIDWSEDPGEFVGNALSPSKVVSVTVLDERARIARVVVPDFQLSLAIGKEGQNARLAARLTGWKIDIRSDADPRDPVGPDGDPVEVSS
- the rimP gene encoding ribosome maturation factor RimP encodes the protein MRSPDPEQLADQLRGVLEPVVTDAGLEIDAVEVRTAGRRHAVKLVVDLPEASTATGIDLDDIARLSRTAAAELDPHEHLIEGSYTLEVTSPGIDRPLTTPRHWRRNFLRMARITLAGGDDLEARIGRAGDDRVQVAVPGRKQPELREIAYDDVTHAQVQVEFKPAPAAETALLDPGGGSGDTSDNSGTNGSEENR
- a CDS encoding ferritin-like domain-containing protein; translation: MSQEQDDSAVPQVTVDALQRALASEHAALWAYKMSTAFVPADWATRARADIEAHTTLRGQITQTLSDVGQRPVSAQPAYTPPQPVVDAVSAGALLVSAETDTIAAWRSVMERSTQTALREAGLRAMIDCTGRLAFWRTVTERSPVVPVFPGRG
- a CDS encoding aminotransferase class V-fold PLP-dependent enzyme gives rise to the protein MGETITVFGRELPRRPGYLNTASIGVPTLEASAAVAETVRRWAVAEASPKDFDDDVEAARAGFAAITGVPVADVAQGATTSGLIGPLAAAVPDGTRVLVAAGEFSSVTRPFALQAHRGVRVTEVPLAELAGNAPGHDLVAVSVVQSADGRIADLDALGAVRERHGVRLLLDVTQAAGWLPLRLAGADAVVGAGYKWLLGPRGTAWLAQRPSWVAGPPGGERWPEVVRHSAGWYGTRDRWGGGLYTPDPPARPGPAGGEESPVWFAHAGSAVTVPWLASVDPEALRAHCAGLADALRERLGLEPTGSAIVSVRADGAADRLAAAGITAAVRDGAARLAFHLANTPEDVDLAAAALRD
- a CDS encoding secondary thiamine-phosphate synthase enzyme YjbQ — encoded protein: MHSELIEVRTGSEESVVDLTGPIEEFLSGAGAGDGLLNVFVPHATAGIAVIETGAGSDADLLAQLRQVLPADDRWRHRHGSAGHGRDHVLPAFVPPSTTIPVIGGRPALGTWQSVCLVDTNVDNPTRSVRFSLLPG
- a CDS encoding proline--tRNA ligase encodes the protein MLTRMSSLFLRTLREDPADAEVPSHKLLVRAGYVRRVAPGVYSWLPLGLKVLRRIENVVREEMDAMGGQEIQFPALLPREPYEATNRWTEYGPALFRIQDRKGGDYLLGPTHEELFTLAVKGEYSSYKDYPVVLYQIQTKYRDEERPRAGILRGREFLMKDSYSFDLSDEGLSESYGKHRGTYIRIFDRLALKYVIVAATSGAMGGSASEEFLAESETGEDTFVRGLGGYAANVEAVTTPAPPAIPLDGLPAAQVHHTPDTPTIETLVTYLNEHTDRTFTAADTLKNVLVKTRQPGADSWELVGVGVPGDREVDMKRLEAALEPAQVELLEEADFARNAFLVKGYIGPAALAANGVRYLVDPRIVTGTAWVTGADKADHHVVDLVAGRDFTPDGTIEAAEVRAGDPSPDGEGVLEAARGIEIGHIFQLGRKYADAFSLDALGPDSKPVRITMGSYGIGVSRLVAAIAEQCHDDSGLVWPRSVAPFDVHVVVAGKSAELLEGGEVLAAELEAEGLSVILDDRKASPGVKFADAELVGVPTIVVVGRGLADGKIELKDRATGERTEIPRDGAAAHVAGVVRGA
- a CDS encoding PPOX class F420-dependent oxidoreductase, whose translation is MGDEQHDLLGNARQGVLATIKRSGMPQLSPVTPYYDRAAGTIGVSMTEGRAKTANLRRDPRAALSVESADGRAWATAEGPVELAVPDDSPDGPAVQALVDWYRAAAGEHPDWDDFRAAMVRDRRVLMTMHVQRVYGERIG
- a CDS encoding homoserine O-acetyltransferase, which encodes MNDTPLPPASGAWREGDDPGRRRFLDLPAPLKLEAGGELPGVRLSYETWGELAPDGSNAVLVLHALTGDTHLEGPAGPGHPTAGWWPGLITPGGPLDPAHWFVVAPNAVGGCQGSTGPASTAPDGRTWGSRFPLVTVRDSVVAEQHLADALGIDAFACVIGGSMGSMRSLEWAATEPDRVRRLFLLAGPAGSSADQIGWAAPQIEAIRADPHWHGGDYHQLPEGPWRGLGIARRIAHLSYRSGYELATRFGRDPQDGEDPLDGGRYAVESYLDHHAVKLVRRFDAASYVRLTQAMNHHDVGRGRGGTGPALSRVRARTYVAGVTSDRLYPLAEQEELAAGIPNADPLKVIDSPYGHDGFLVETPTVARMLGELLAEPAP